From Mucilaginibacter rubeus, a single genomic window includes:
- a CDS encoding glycerophosphodiester phosphodiesterase family protein: MYLKNIRAVAIIVSAILLYCTNGYAQTTKADSLIKQLHQPLDKHIMVAAHRGDWRDAPENSLLAFKYAMAIGVDIIELDLNKTKDGVVVIMHDPTIDRTTDGKGSPGDYTLAELKKFHLKNGLGRVTVNTIPTLQEVMELIKGKVLVNLDKSYPYYNEAYEVLKATGTLNQAIFKTTEPYETVRKQYPAIIDSITFMAVIDLDKPGAKQSIENYQRHIKPVAFELNFGKDTSVILKSNQFINRNGARIWINSLWASLNAGHDDDTAVDLGNTKGSWDWIIAHGATIIQTDRPRELLQYLRKRNLHD; this comes from the coding sequence ATGTATTTAAAAAATATAAGAGCTGTTGCAATTATTGTTTCGGCGATATTATTGTATTGCACAAACGGCTATGCCCAAACTACGAAGGCCGATAGTTTGATAAAACAATTACATCAGCCGCTTGATAAGCATATCATGGTAGCCGCTCATCGTGGCGATTGGCGGGATGCCCCGGAAAATTCCCTGTTGGCATTTAAGTATGCTATGGCCATAGGTGTAGATATTATTGAACTGGATTTGAACAAAACAAAAGATGGGGTAGTGGTTATCATGCATGATCCAACTATCGATCGTACAACCGATGGTAAGGGAAGCCCTGGCGATTACACTTTAGCCGAGCTGAAGAAATTTCACCTGAAAAATGGTCTCGGGAGAGTTACCGTAAATACCATCCCCACCCTACAGGAAGTGATGGAGTTGATTAAAGGCAAAGTTTTAGTAAACCTTGATAAAAGCTATCCATATTATAATGAGGCTTACGAGGTTTTAAAAGCTACTGGTACCTTAAATCAGGCAATTTTTAAAACAACAGAGCCCTACGAAACGGTTAGGAAGCAATATCCTGCAATTATTGATAGCATTACGTTTATGGCCGTGATTGATCTGGATAAGCCTGGCGCAAAACAATCCATCGAAAATTACCAGCGGCATATTAAGCCGGTAGCGTTTGAATTGAATTTTGGCAAGGATACTTCGGTTATCCTTAAAAGCAACCAGTTCATTAATCGAAATGGTGCACGCATCTGGATCAATTCGTTGTGGGCGAGTCTTAATGCGGGACATGATGACGATACCGCAGTTGATCTCGGGAATACCAAAGGCAGTTGGGATTGGATTATTGCACATGGAGCTACCATCATACAAACTGACAGGCCAAGGGAATTACTGCAATACCTGCGGAAAAGAAATTTGCATGATTAA
- a CDS encoding vitamin K epoxide reductase family protein, which yields MLPLFQSVSNPLRVTCLLLDILNVKISRTTLEKEIEEHPDYPSLLSISDVLNSYNVQNLALTLGQDKFTKIPLPFIAQIRGEKSREYYSTVVKKIDGDSVYFFDHGNDEWTCKPLSVFLKKWTGIVLLTEAGDDAGEKDYNEKLREEKRKRWGQYFSIFSIPLLILAVSIFAYLDSGVNAVLPLAFYGFTLIGSIVGVLLLGYEVDRHNPLLKQICKGGKKVNCDAILQSKAAKIAGIKWSVLGFSYFTGLLLLLAFEGVANSKSLFICSWLNVLAVPYVFYSVYYQWRIARQWCILCLAVQFALLCQLLISLNGRWYTLLNVADITPQLFVQSSLAFLIPFIVSNALLTALSKVKDNKIVNTELQRLKHNAQVFEALLVKQKKIDHDAVGLGLTLGNPNATHRIIKVCNPYCGPCAKAHVPIEELLNNNPDIQVQIVFTATNDEDDTLAPPVKHLLAIAQSGDEMLTKQALDDWYLSEKRDYNLFAAKYPMNGELKKQSAKIGAMQEWCDKVDIEFTPTFFVAMNNDDDQPPVYYQLPETYRVNDLKYFFSV from the coding sequence ATGCTGCCTTTATTCCAGTCGGTATCCAACCCTCTTCGCGTCACATGTTTGTTATTAGATATCTTGAATGTTAAAATATCCCGAACAACACTGGAAAAGGAGATAGAAGAACATCCTGATTACCCAAGTTTGTTAAGCATTAGTGATGTACTTAATTCATATAATGTACAAAATTTAGCCCTCACGCTGGGGCAGGACAAATTTACAAAGATTCCACTGCCATTTATAGCCCAGATAAGAGGCGAAAAATCGCGTGAATATTATTCGACCGTTGTGAAAAAAATAGACGGCGATTCAGTTTATTTTTTTGACCATGGAAATGATGAATGGACTTGCAAACCATTATCTGTTTTTTTGAAGAAATGGACCGGGATAGTATTACTTACTGAGGCTGGGGACGACGCTGGGGAGAAAGACTATAATGAAAAATTGAGAGAAGAAAAACGGAAACGTTGGGGACAATACTTTTCTATTTTTTCCATTCCTCTATTGATACTGGCTGTCTCCATTTTTGCTTACCTGGATAGTGGCGTTAATGCCGTATTGCCATTGGCTTTTTACGGGTTTACACTTATCGGAAGCATCGTGGGGGTTTTGCTGCTTGGTTATGAAGTTGATAGGCACAACCCTTTGCTGAAACAAATATGTAAAGGTGGGAAAAAGGTGAACTGTGATGCGATATTACAATCGAAAGCGGCTAAGATTGCCGGTATAAAATGGAGTGTGCTGGGATTCAGCTATTTCACAGGGTTGTTACTTTTATTGGCATTCGAGGGCGTTGCCAACAGTAAATCCTTGTTTATATGTTCCTGGCTAAATGTCCTGGCCGTTCCCTATGTATTTTATTCTGTTTATTATCAATGGCGTATAGCCCGGCAATGGTGCATATTATGTTTAGCTGTACAATTTGCATTATTGTGCCAATTATTAATTTCTTTGAACGGGAGATGGTATACACTGTTGAATGTAGCCGATATCACCCCACAGTTATTCGTACAATCCTCATTAGCATTTCTCATTCCTTTTATCGTGTCCAATGCATTATTGACAGCCTTGAGTAAAGTGAAGGATAATAAGATTGTAAATACAGAATTGCAGCGTTTAAAACATAATGCACAAGTATTTGAAGCATTGCTTGTAAAGCAAAAAAAAATAGATCATGATGCTGTTGGTTTAGGGCTAACCCTTGGGAACCCAAACGCCACACATAGGATTATTAAAGTATGTAATCCATACTGTGGGCCATGTGCTAAAGCGCATGTACCGATAGAAGAATTGCTGAACAATAATCCGGATATACAGGTGCAAATTGTTTTTACGGCCACGAACGATGAAGATGATACTTTGGCTCCTCCGGTTAAACATTTATTGGCTATTGCCCAATCAGGCGATGAAATGCTAACAAAACAAGCCTTAGACGATTGGTATCTGTCAGAAAAAAGGGACTACAATTTATTTGCTGCCAAATATCCGATGAATGGAGAATTGAAAAAGCAAAGTGCTAAAATAGGCGCCATGCAAGAATGGTGTGATAAGGTAGATATAGAATTTACACCAACTTTCTTTGTCGCCATGAATAATGATGATGACCAACCTCCGGTTTATTACCAGTTACCGGAAACCTACAGAGTAAATGATTTAAAGTATTTTTTTTCTGTTTAA
- a CDS encoding RagB/SusD family nutrient uptake outer membrane protein — MKIKYIIIAAVLSVTASSCKKELYQNPVTSKDLGKFITNQAETEEYITAVYGTLQSTGLYGLYLPAFAEIPSDNTYDQVPSNDSGNYGQLDQFTTIPSNDIIETTWRDAYQGIQKANVVLNRIDKITYTDPAVKQARKGEMLFIRALLYFNIVRLYGDVPLVTTETTDPNQYFGLGRQPAAKVYDQIKADLTAAIPLLPEVPGQPGRVVKTAAESLLGKVYLTLKDYANAETQLLAVVNSGKHALLTRPQDVFAVSNENNKEIIFSVQFTSGLNGNSEGSIMFQQFSPSATVTGAKGHNLPTLSLYNLYAAGDLRKGVYVTLAPTGAPFDNKLTAPTTIITDGPSDFVVLRYADVVLMMAEVENELGNTAQAATYLNIIRTRAGLSNTSAANQADLRDAIALERRLELIGEGHRWFDLLRTGTAVTVMNKWFKDNNILITIDQHNLLMPVPQSQVNTDPAIKQNPGY, encoded by the coding sequence ATGAAAATTAAATACATCATCATAGCAGCAGTGCTGTCGGTAACTGCTTCATCATGTAAAAAAGAACTTTATCAAAATCCTGTTACCTCTAAAGACCTCGGCAAATTCATAACCAACCAGGCCGAAACCGAAGAGTATATAACCGCCGTTTACGGAACTTTGCAATCAACCGGCCTTTACGGATTGTATCTACCTGCATTTGCCGAGATCCCTTCCGATAATACTTATGACCAGGTGCCATCTAATGATAGTGGTAACTACGGCCAGCTTGATCAGTTTACAACGATACCATCAAACGATATTATAGAAACCACCTGGCGCGATGCATATCAGGGGATCCAAAAAGCTAACGTGGTATTAAACCGGATAGATAAGATCACTTATACCGATCCGGCAGTGAAACAGGCCCGTAAAGGCGAAATGTTATTCATCAGGGCATTGCTTTATTTTAATATTGTGCGGTTGTACGGCGATGTGCCTTTAGTAACTACCGAAACTACCGATCCTAACCAGTACTTTGGTTTAGGCCGTCAGCCGGCAGCCAAAGTTTATGATCAGATCAAGGCCGATTTAACAGCCGCTATTCCTTTACTGCCGGAGGTGCCGGGGCAACCTGGAAGGGTGGTTAAAACCGCTGCAGAAAGCCTGCTGGGTAAGGTTTACCTGACACTGAAGGATTATGCTAATGCCGAAACGCAATTGCTGGCAGTTGTTAATTCGGGTAAGCATGCATTGCTCACCCGTCCGCAGGATGTGTTTGCAGTAAGTAATGAAAACAATAAAGAGATCATTTTCTCCGTGCAATTCACATCCGGTCTAAATGGCAATTCGGAAGGAAGCATCATGTTTCAGCAATTTAGCCCATCTGCCACGGTTACCGGTGCTAAAGGTCATAACCTGCCTACATTAAGTTTGTATAATTTGTACGCTGCCGGCGATCTTCGGAAAGGCGTGTATGTTACCCTGGCCCCAACCGGCGCCCCATTTGATAATAAGCTTACCGCACCAACCACGATCATCACCGATGGGCCAAGCGATTTTGTGGTTTTGCGCTACGCGGATGTTGTACTGATGATGGCCGAAGTAGAAAATGAGTTAGGGAACACCGCCCAGGCGGCAACTTACCTGAACATCATTCGCACTCGTGCCGGTTTGTCAAATACCTCTGCGGCTAACCAGGCCGATCTGCGCGATGCCATTGCACTGGAGCGCAGGTTGGAACTGATAGGAGAGGGACATCGCTGGTTCGATCTGCTTCGTACCGGTACAGCTGTTACCGTCATGAACAAATGGTTTAAGGATAATAATATCCTGATCACTATCGATCAGCACAACCTGCTGATGCCGGTTCCTCAATCACAGGTGAATACCGATCCGGCTATTAAACAAAATCCCGGATATTAA
- a CDS encoding ComEC/Rec2 family competence protein, producing the protein MKKLVLVLLAVLFMMRGYAQEKNVNEHLPAWQEGQMDIHFINTGRGNSSFLIFPDGTTMLIDAGDMNAQEFESTNDPLKVPPALPDSSLRPGQWIAAYIKQVMPEGRKAAIDYALITHFHGDHYGNIEKNSPMAANEAYQLSGLTDVGNIIPIKNMLDRGYTYPVDLLTYYRNNATFNNYLAFVKYQSTNNGMRYAALKAGSASQVVLLTHPELYPRFEIRNIKSNAMIWSGKGEGTSTCFTTGQLLENGKFNENPLSNAVKISYGPFTYYAGGDNTGYEGSNYPGRRDVETPIAKVIGKVDVLTLNHHGNRDATNDVFLKALAPKVAVEQSWCSDQPGQEVAFRLMEKTSSGDNINVFDTYMQPEAKTYLGFWIAKGFKSFEGHVLIRVLKGGESYSVFILDDKSPVIKVKQVFGPYLTHQKI; encoded by the coding sequence ATGAAGAAATTGGTTTTAGTACTTCTTGCTGTGCTTTTTATGATGAGAGGCTATGCACAGGAAAAAAACGTAAATGAGCATTTACCCGCCTGGCAGGAAGGACAAATGGATATCCACTTTATTAATACCGGCCGTGGGAATTCAAGTTTCCTGATTTTTCCGGATGGCACAACTATGCTCATTGATGCGGGGGACATGAATGCCCAGGAATTTGAGAGCACAAATGATCCTTTGAAAGTGCCACCCGCATTACCGGATAGCTCATTAAGGCCGGGGCAATGGATTGCCGCCTATATCAAACAGGTGATGCCAGAAGGGAGAAAGGCTGCTATCGATTATGCACTGATCACGCATTTTCACGGAGATCATTATGGTAATATCGAAAAAAACAGTCCAATGGCGGCTAATGAAGCTTACCAGTTGTCCGGATTGACAGATGTGGGCAATATTATTCCTATCAAAAATATGCTTGACAGGGGCTACACTTACCCCGTTGATCTTTTAACTTATTATCGCAATAATGCCACTTTCAACAATTATCTGGCCTTTGTGAAATATCAATCAACCAATAACGGGATGAGATATGCGGCATTAAAGGCAGGCAGCGCAAGCCAGGTTGTATTGTTGACCCATCCGGAGTTGTATCCACGCTTTGAAATACGCAATATCAAATCAAACGCCATGATCTGGTCTGGAAAGGGAGAGGGGACAAGCACTTGCTTTACAACGGGACAGTTATTGGAAAATGGTAAGTTTAATGAAAACCCGCTCAGCAACGCTGTTAAAATAAGTTACGGCCCTTTTACTTACTATGCAGGTGGCGACAATACCGGGTATGAAGGCAGTAATTATCCCGGCCGGCGAGATGTTGAAACGCCTATTGCAAAAGTAATTGGCAAGGTAGATGTGCTCACGCTAAATCATCATGGTAACCGCGATGCCACAAACGATGTATTTTTAAAAGCGCTCGCCCCAAAAGTTGCTGTTGAACAAAGCTGGTGCTCGGATCAGCCGGGACAGGAGGTTGCATTTAGGTTGATGGAAAAAACAAGCTCGGGAGATAATATAAATGTGTTTGATACCTATATGCAGCCTGAAGCTAAAACTTACCTGGGTTTTTGGATTGCCAAAGGATTTAAAAGCTTTGAAGGGCATGTGCTCATCCGTGTTTTAAAAGGAGGCGAATCATATTCCGTTTTCATCCTTGATGATAAAAGCCCTGTAATTAAAGTGAAACAAGTATTTGGTCCTTATTTAACACATCAAAAAATATAA
- a CDS encoding HlyD family secretion protein produces the protein MTFLKVSQNGQHHHHSDDIQDIITAQPAWILRWGLTLFFAILIMILCLSALIRYPDIIRTSLKVDSPNSPEPVVSKVSGKLVKLLVKDNEMVSVGQPLAYMESTADHKEVMTLLQNLKDIQKKLQLGLLLGNSFFFDADRAHFGELQQSYQVFFRDYLSYKSSIEEGFYVKKKMYLGKDLLDIEKQQKQLNSEKVIRQRDFKLAEDEYSIHQKLASEKVETSAELRQQESKYLAKKSPLVQMESALVAANTDYLAKQKEILELENQIAEEKAKFFQSLNSLISQTEDWKSKYVLMALQKGKLTYAGIIQENQVLTPGQEVFYINPGNENFFGVMPIPQYNLGKVKVGQQVLIKLKSYPFEEYGVVKGKIEYIADVPFKDSIFISKVDFNIRMSSVKRPVHLKQGMKADAEIITQDATILQRLVRNISKIINGN, from the coding sequence ATGACATTTTTAAAAGTCTCACAAAATGGTCAGCACCACCATCATAGCGATGATATACAGGATATTATTACCGCGCAGCCGGCGTGGATACTTCGTTGGGGTTTAACACTGTTTTTCGCCATTTTGATCATGATCCTCTGCCTCTCCGCCCTAATTCGTTATCCGGATATTATCAGAACTTCTTTAAAGGTGGATTCCCCAAATTCGCCGGAACCGGTTGTGTCAAAAGTTTCCGGAAAATTAGTAAAGCTGCTGGTGAAAGACAATGAAATGGTATCTGTTGGTCAGCCTCTCGCATATATGGAAAGCACGGCTGATCATAAGGAGGTAATGACATTGCTACAAAATCTTAAAGACATTCAAAAAAAACTACAGTTAGGTTTATTACTGGGAAATAGCTTTTTTTTTGATGCCGACAGGGCTCATTTTGGTGAACTTCAACAATCTTATCAGGTTTTTTTTCGGGATTATTTATCGTACAAATCATCAATAGAAGAAGGTTTCTATGTCAAAAAAAAGATGTATTTGGGGAAAGATCTTTTAGATATTGAAAAGCAACAAAAACAATTGAATTCTGAAAAGGTCATCCGGCAAAGGGATTTCAAACTCGCTGAGGATGAGTATTCCATACATCAAAAGCTGGCCAGTGAAAAGGTTGAAACTTCTGCTGAATTACGACAGCAGGAAAGTAAGTATTTGGCAAAGAAATCGCCTCTTGTTCAAATGGAGTCAGCATTGGTTGCAGCCAATACAGATTACTTAGCTAAGCAAAAGGAAATATTGGAGCTGGAAAATCAAATAGCTGAAGAAAAGGCGAAGTTTTTTCAATCGCTCAATAGCCTGATCAGCCAGACGGAGGACTGGAAAAGTAAATATGTTTTGATGGCCTTACAAAAGGGAAAGCTAACCTATGCTGGTATTATCCAGGAAAATCAAGTGCTGACACCCGGTCAGGAAGTTTTTTACATCAATCCGGGTAATGAGAACTTTTTTGGCGTAATGCCCATTCCTCAGTATAATCTTGGTAAAGTAAAGGTTGGACAGCAGGTTTTAATTAAGTTAAAAAGTTATCCTTTTGAAGAATATGGAGTAGTAAAAGGAAAAATAGAATATATCGCAGATGTTCCTTTTAAAGACAGCATTTTTATTTCAAAGGTAGATTTTAATATCAGAATGTCTTCGGTAAAAAGACCTGTTCATCTAAAACAAGGTATGAAAGCTGACGCGGAAATCATCACTCAAGATGCCACCATTTTACAGAGACTGGTGAGGAATATCTCAAAAATCATCAACGGCAACTAA
- a CDS encoding peptidase domain-containing ABC transporter produces the protein MITRYYGRNFKLETLRKLCEINKEGVSLLGISDGAEKIGFRTLGVKLNTELLQDASMPCILHWRQNHFVVLYKFKKHRYYIADPGSGLVTLNEKEFVLNWLGDKEAGEGIALLLTPTPQFYEQDEENNTTIRWSFLFKYIIIYRKLLVQLLLGLTIGSLLQLITPFLTQSVVDIGINTRNLNFINIILIAQITLIVGRVSVEFIRSWILLHISTRINISILTDFLIKLMKLPMSFFDTKMTGDIMQRMSDQKRIESFLTGSTLTTMFSLVNLTVFSIVLAYYNAGVFFVFAASSTLYIVWIILFLKRRRLLNYKSFDVSAQNQNSIVQLIGGMQEIKLNNCEQQKRWEWEHTQARLFKFNVKTLALNQYQQGGATFINEGKNIFITFLSAQAVIQGSLTLGAMVAVQFIVGQLSSPIDQLLGFIQGFQDAKISLERLNEIHQMPDEEAVHKEWSHVLPQNRSLLLNKLTFKYPGTGNEAVLENINLYIPQGKTTAIVGTSGSGKTTILKLLLRFYEPQKGEIRVGEQLIDSISFKSWRRQCGVVMQDGFIFSDNIERNIAVGDDYPDKAKLRHAIKVANIQDFIDKLPMGLKTKIGAEGNGISQGQRQRILIARAVYKNPEYIFFDEATNSLDANNEKIIMDNLLEFFAGRTVVIVAHRLSTVSNADNIIVLDRGRIIEQGSHQELTRLKGDYYKLVKNQLELGT, from the coding sequence ATGATAACAAGGTATTATGGGCGTAACTTTAAGTTAGAAACGCTGAGAAAGCTTTGCGAAATCAATAAGGAAGGGGTATCGCTTTTAGGAATAAGTGATGGAGCTGAAAAAATAGGCTTCCGAACCTTAGGTGTTAAATTAAATACCGAATTGCTACAGGATGCTTCCATGCCCTGTATTTTACACTGGCGGCAAAATCACTTTGTTGTGCTTTATAAATTTAAAAAGCATAGGTATTATATAGCAGATCCGGGAAGTGGCCTGGTAACCCTCAATGAAAAGGAATTTGTCCTTAATTGGCTGGGGGATAAAGAGGCTGGCGAGGGCATCGCGTTGTTGCTGACGCCAACACCGCAGTTTTACGAGCAAGACGAAGAAAATAACACTACAATACGATGGTCATTTCTATTTAAATATATTATTATCTACCGTAAATTGCTTGTCCAGTTATTATTAGGGCTTACCATAGGTAGCTTGTTACAGTTGATCACTCCATTTTTGACGCAGTCGGTAGTTGACATCGGTATCAATACCCGAAATCTCAATTTTATTAATATTATTCTTATCGCTCAGATAACCTTAATCGTAGGGCGTGTGAGCGTGGAGTTTATCCGGTCATGGATACTATTACACATTAGTACCCGGATAAACATATCGATTCTAACCGATTTTTTGATAAAGCTGATGAAATTGCCCATGAGCTTTTTTGATACCAAGATGACGGGTGATATTATGCAGCGTATGAGTGATCAGAAGCGGATTGAAAGTTTTTTGACCGGCTCAACACTTACCACGATGTTTTCCTTGGTCAATTTGACGGTGTTTTCTATAGTATTGGCTTATTACAATGCTGGGGTGTTTTTTGTATTCGCTGCAAGCAGTACATTGTATATTGTATGGATAATTCTTTTCCTGAAAAGACGGCGATTGCTTAATTATAAAAGTTTTGATGTTTCGGCACAGAATCAGAATAGCATTGTGCAGCTTATTGGTGGTATGCAGGAAATAAAGCTTAATAATTGTGAGCAGCAAAAGCGCTGGGAGTGGGAGCATACGCAAGCGCGTTTGTTTAAATTCAACGTAAAAACGTTGGCACTTAATCAATATCAGCAGGGAGGTGCCACTTTCATCAATGAAGGTAAAAATATATTTATAACCTTTTTAAGTGCACAGGCGGTAATTCAGGGTAGTTTAACATTAGGCGCAATGGTGGCCGTACAATTTATTGTTGGCCAGTTAAGCAGTCCTATTGATCAGCTGCTTGGTTTTATTCAAGGATTTCAGGATGCTAAGATTAGCCTGGAACGGTTGAATGAAATACATCAAATGCCTGATGAAGAAGCTGTTCACAAAGAGTGGAGCCATGTTCTGCCTCAAAACAGGAGCCTGTTGCTCAATAAACTGACGTTTAAATATCCGGGTACAGGTAACGAAGCTGTATTGGAAAATATCAATCTTTATATACCACAGGGTAAGACAACTGCCATTGTAGGAACGAGTGGAAGCGGTAAAACCACAATTTTAAAGTTATTGCTCCGGTTTTACGAGCCACAAAAAGGAGAAATACGGGTTGGTGAACAATTGATTGACAGTATAAGCTTTAAAAGTTGGCGAAGGCAATGTGGTGTTGTTATGCAGGATGGCTTTATATTTTCAGACAATATCGAGAGAAATATTGCGGTTGGGGATGACTATCCCGATAAAGCCAAGCTAAGGCATGCTATTAAAGTTGCCAATATCCAGGATTTTATTGACAAGTTGCCAATGGGCCTCAAAACTAAAATAGGCGCGGAAGGTAATGGGATTAGCCAGGGGCAGCGACAACGCATATTAATTGCGCGGGCTGTTTATAAGAACCCGGAGTATATTTTTTTCGATGAAGCGACTAATTCTTTAGATGCCAATAATGAAAAGATCATCATGGATAATCTACTTGAGTTTTTTGCAGGCAGAACGGTAGTAATTGTAGCACATCGCCTAAGTACAGTAAGCAATGCGGATAATATCATTGTGCTTGACCGGGGGCGCATCATAGAGCAGGGGAGTCATCAGGAATTGACACGCCTCAAAGGAGACTATTATAAGCTCGTTAAAAATCAGTTGGAATTGGGAACATAA